Proteins from one Desulfonema limicola genomic window:
- a CDS encoding PAS domain-containing hybrid sensor histidine kinase/response regulator: MNLIYKQKTIIINILIWSLLIAFSLMWNISGTQITWKLFLSHLLLWLVCIVFQGFAGIRIFHLQSELLKSQKEWEQTFNSIPDYIAILDNNRNIVKCNTSMARGLGLSVKTIQGMKCYLCFHKSDEIPDYCPFLPVMEDGQTHVQEIHINHLEKDFLVTVSPIYDDNGQIKGCVHTAHDITRLKKAENMICREKEMLQKYIDLAGLMVVIINQDQAVTHVNQKVCEILGYDKADIIGKNWFDNFIPEKNREKVRQVFTGSAPKNIQPVKRYENPVLTKNNQERIISWNNTLLKDSNGNITGSLSSGEDITERWKIMNNLQEKEERIRLLLDSTAEAIYGIDLNGICTFCNRSCLKMTGYDKESDLLNKNIHNLIHHSKHDGKPCTQENCLLFLTSRKGISVHSDTEVFWRKDKTCFPAEYWSYPIWKDKKIIGSVVTFIDITARKNIEAMLMDAKESAEAANRAKTAFLAGMSHELRTPLNGILGYTQILKGDNDLTDKQREGIDIIEKSGTHLLSLLNEILDLAKIESGKIELYQTEFHFISMIKGVNDMIKNRAEKKGIGFKYECNSETDMSSVYVYADEKRLAQVLINLLGNAVKFTDKGYVMLRVTYKPYEPLNDKLSKSKFLFEIEDTGIGISNQDLEKIFDPFFQAGEQQYKAKGTGLGLSITRNIIELMNSSLKVNSSQGQGSVFSFELVLPASMRHTDNVCEQEKKIIGIKNKKPKILIIDDEKNNCSFFYDLLTPLGFELKQAENGEQGLKKTEEFMPDLIISDLVMPVMDGFEFISSIRSSAALKNNIIIASSASVFKEHQQKSYEAGADDFLGKPIDTRHLFKQLQTHLCLEWEYENTVSLENKKDKPEDMILPCKEILEKIYKMTELGDIIKIRKQLEDLESKGSDFKVFTKKLRPLVEEFRIEDIGIMMKKCLKSQPGG; the protein is encoded by the coding sequence ATGAATTTAATATATAAACAAAAAACTATAATTATAAACATCTTAATATGGAGTCTTTTAATTGCCTTTTCCCTGATGTGGAATATATCAGGTACGCAGATCACCTGGAAATTATTTTTAAGCCATTTACTTTTATGGCTTGTCTGTATTGTTTTCCAGGGATTTGCAGGCATCAGGATTTTTCACCTGCAGTCTGAATTATTAAAATCCCAAAAAGAATGGGAACAAACCTTTAACAGTATTCCTGATTATATTGCAATTCTGGACAATAACCGCAATATTGTTAAATGCAATACCTCCATGGCCCGGGGACTCGGGCTGTCCGTAAAAACAATTCAGGGCATGAAGTGTTACCTGTGCTTTCATAAGTCAGATGAAATTCCTGACTATTGTCCTTTTTTACCAGTGATGGAAGATGGACAAACCCATGTCCAGGAGATTCATATAAACCATCTTGAAAAGGATTTTCTTGTTACAGTATCTCCAATATATGATGATAACGGGCAGATAAAAGGGTGTGTTCATACTGCCCATGATATAACCAGACTGAAAAAAGCTGAAAACATGATCTGCCGTGAAAAGGAGATGCTGCAAAAATATATTGATCTTGCAGGGTTAATGGTTGTGATTATTAATCAAGACCAGGCTGTTACACATGTTAATCAAAAAGTCTGCGAGATTCTTGGGTATGATAAAGCTGATATAATCGGCAAAAACTGGTTTGATAATTTTATACCTGAAAAAAACAGGGAAAAAGTCAGGCAGGTATTTACCGGGTCTGCTCCTAAAAATATTCAACCTGTTAAACGTTATGAAAATCCTGTTTTAACAAAAAATAATCAAGAAAGAATAATATCATGGAATAATACACTTTTAAAAGACAGTAACGGCAATATCACAGGTTCATTAAGTTCAGGCGAGGATATTACCGAACGCTGGAAAATAATGAATAATTTGCAGGAAAAGGAAGAAAGAATACGTCTTTTGCTTGATTCAACAGCAGAAGCTATCTATGGAATTGATCTTAACGGCATATGCACTTTCTGCAACCGCTCCTGCCTGAAAATGACAGGATATGATAAAGAATCTGATCTGCTGAATAAAAATATTCACAACCTTATCCATCATTCTAAACATGACGGCAAACCCTGTACTCAAGAAAACTGCCTGCTTTTTTTAACCTCCAGGAAAGGCATAAGCGTACATTCAGATACCGAGGTTTTCTGGCGGAAAGACAAAACCTGTTTTCCGGCAGAATACTGGTCTTACCCCATATGGAAGGATAAAAAAATCATAGGTTCTGTTGTTACATTTATTGATATAACAGCCAGAAAAAATATTGAAGCCATGCTTATGGATGCCAAGGAATCCGCTGAAGCTGCCAACCGCGCCAAAACTGCATTTCTAGCCGGCATGAGCCATGAACTCCGTACACCTCTCAACGGTATTCTGGGATATACCCAGATACTCAAAGGAGATAATGATTTAACAGACAAGCAAAGAGAAGGTATAGATATAATTGAAAAAAGCGGCACACATCTTCTTTCACTTCTTAATGAGATTCTTGATCTTGCCAAAATTGAGTCAGGAAAGATAGAACTGTATCAAACTGAATTTCATTTTATAAGCATGATTAAAGGTGTTAATGATATGATAAAAAATCGTGCTGAAAAAAAAGGCATAGGATTTAAATATGAATGTAATTCAGAAACAGACATGAGTTCTGTATATGTATATGCAGATGAAAAACGGCTTGCCCAGGTTTTAATAAACCTGCTGGGAAATGCTGTAAAATTTACAGATAAAGGATATGTAATGTTAAGGGTTACTTATAAACCATATGAGCCTTTAAATGACAAACTGTCAAAAAGTAAATTTCTTTTTGAAATAGAAGACACAGGCATCGGCATCAGCAATCAAGATCTGGAAAAAATATTTGACCCTTTTTTCCAGGCAGGAGAACAGCAGTATAAGGCGAAAGGAACAGGACTTGGTCTTTCCATAACCCGAAATATTATAGAATTAATGAACAGCAGCCTCAAGGTAAACAGCAGTCAGGGACAAGGAAGTGTATTCAGTTTTGAACTGGTTCTGCCTGCATCAATGCGGCATACAGACAATGTGTGCGAACAAGAGAAAAAAATTATTGGCATTAAAAATAAAAAACCAAAAATCCTGATCATAGATGATGAAAAAAACAACTGCTCATTTTTTTATGATTTACTCACACCCCTGGGATTTGAATTAAAACAGGCGGAAAACGGGGAACAAGGTCTTAAAAAGACAGAAGAATTCATGCCTGATCTGATTATCTCAGACCTGGTTATGCCGGTCATGGATGGATTTGAATTTATCAGCAGTATCCGAAGTTCGGCAGCTTTAAAAAACAATATTATAATAGCCTCCTCTGCCAGTGTATTTAAGGAGCATCAGCAGAAAAGCTATGAAGCAGGGGCAGATGATTTTTTAGGCAAACCCATAGATACCAGGCATTTATTCAAACAATTACAGACCCATCTATGCCTGGAATGGGAATATGAAAATACTGTCAGCCTGGAAAATAAAAAAGATAAACCAGAAGATATGATCCTGCCCTGTAAAGAAATTCTTGAAAAGATTTATAAAATGACAGAACTGGGAGATATTATAAAAATCAGGAAACAGCTTGAAGACCTTGAAAGCAAGGGCAGTGATTTTAAGGTGTTTACAAAAAAACTCAGGCCCCTGGTTGAAGAATTCAGGATAGAAGATATTGGCATAATGATGAAAAAATGTCTTAAATCCCAGCCTGGCGGTTAA
- a CDS encoding response regulator, producing the protein MLQNDAGKGSILIVDDNPENLKILTLLLTKEGYRLRAALNGKLALKSVRKNQPDMILLDIMMPDIDGYEVCSQLKADPATCDIPIIFVSALTDTDDKVKGFSSGGIDYIAKPYKPDEVLARIEIHMAMRNMQKKLQKKNLRLQQEIKERKKAEENFRQSSERLKSIVSVLPDKVFLLDENGKYIEIIASDELLLYDNSEKLKGKFISDILPAKTADYILDNIKKTILTQTIQVVEYPLKTQKGMCWFEGRMNKFGMKINNKNCVVMAARDITLRKKRDDADCKINQELKARITELSTLNRITRTAGMTHDLKNVLEFVSGEIGMLMDVRSASIALFNEKKQEFKIIAHYSSFRKKTIQTEFIMPQTPELEKLLQTGKSIIMPGSQIHDLPKSLRRLITARRIQSAMVVPLQVPDRIIGIILLSTDRKDRIFNNDEIKLVETIAGQIAGAVENVHLLDKAREARNEAEAANKAKSSFLANMSHEIRTPMNAIIGLAHLALQTNLTPKQYDYLSKIKFSSHSLLGIINDILDFSKIEAGKMELEHINFCLDNVLDNIANLFCIKSGEKNIELLFPVGKDVPRFLIGDSLRLGQILINLVSNAVKFTESGEIIVRTSLKEKDSRQVKLLFSIKDTGIGISSDKLSSLFNAFIQEDGSVTRQFGGTGLGLAICRQLVEMMKGNIWAASQKGKGSTFYFTAVFGIQEKQKNARFLPPANIQGIKVLVVDDSNTSLEVLVNLLSSFSFQIETAKSGQKAIEMIQAAFEAGNPFELVIMDWKMPGMDGIETAGYIKNKLGLKKIPEIIMMSAHGREEIIKQAEHMGLNTFLIKPLNASILFDTIIDLFSGHDTRSMLFEDKTRKNHENNMDYSSLQYIKNSSILVVEDNRINQQVAKELLESAGMSVTIVSNGQEAFEIVQKSFFDLIFMDLQMPEMDGYEAASKIRQWESGKRNTLIFNEKHQHPIPIIAMTAHAMTGERERCLDAGMDDYLSKPIDPEKLNSALLGWIKPKNLSNTVNKQNNDKIPAENIARENSCLTKDLPGINMVSGLKRVAGNFKLYKKLLSEFCEDYSNTADQLAAAIKDQDFKTARQILHTIKGTAGNMGAADLYNCADKFESALHNKNTQNLELLNNKFKTSLNQVLLSIKCLTSFSSSQSFDQPHNSGGLYISKDMIVKIKPLVSNLENLLRAGDAEAAEIIETLEQYLSNSKFKNNLAEIQKHLDNYDFDDALQALKTMEAALNEFNI; encoded by the coding sequence ATGCTGCAAAATGATGCCGGCAAAGGCAGTATTCTTATTGTTGACGATAATCCTGAAAACCTGAAGATCCTGACCCTGCTGCTGACAAAGGAAGGTTACCGGTTACGGGCTGCTTTAAACGGAAAACTGGCACTTAAATCTGTGAGGAAAAATCAGCCTGACATGATACTTCTTGATATTATGATGCCTGATATAGATGGATATGAAGTATGCAGCCAGCTTAAAGCAGACCCTGCGACCTGTGATATTCCGATTATATTTGTCAGTGCGCTTACAGACACAGACGACAAGGTAAAAGGATTTTCATCAGGAGGAATTGATTATATTGCCAAACCTTATAAACCAGATGAAGTCCTGGCACGTATTGAGATACATATGGCCATGCGCAATATGCAGAAAAAGCTTCAAAAGAAAAATTTAAGACTTCAGCAGGAAATAAAAGAAAGAAAAAAAGCAGAAGAAAATTTCAGACAGAGCAGCGAACGTCTTAAAAGCATTGTCAGTGTACTGCCTGACAAGGTTTTTCTTCTTGATGAAAATGGAAAATATATTGAAATAATAGCTTCTGATGAACTATTGCTTTATGACAACTCTGAAAAACTCAAGGGAAAATTTATAAGTGATATACTGCCCGCCAAAACTGCAGACTATATATTGGATAATATAAAAAAAACTATTTTGACCCAGACAATCCAGGTTGTTGAATATCCCCTTAAAACCCAAAAAGGTATGTGCTGGTTTGAGGGGAGGATGAACAAATTTGGAATGAAGATCAATAATAAAAACTGCGTGGTCATGGCTGCCCGTGATATAACACTGCGTAAAAAAAGAGATGATGCAGACTGCAAAATAAACCAGGAACTTAAAGCCCGTATTACAGAGCTGTCAACACTAAACCGCATTACACGGACAGCAGGCATGACCCATGATCTTAAAAATGTTCTGGAGTTTGTATCAGGTGAAATAGGGATGCTCATGGATGTCAGGAGTGCCAGTATTGCACTTTTTAACGAAAAAAAACAAGAGTTTAAAATAATAGCCCATTATTCATCATTTAGGAAAAAAACAATACAGACAGAGTTTATAATGCCTCAAACCCCTGAACTGGAAAAACTTCTTCAAACAGGAAAGTCTATAATAATGCCAGGCTCACAGATTCATGATCTGCCTAAGTCTCTGCGCAGGCTTATAACTGCCCGAAGGATTCAATCTGCAATGGTTGTCCCTTTGCAGGTACCAGACAGGATCATAGGCATTATACTGCTTTCAACTGACCGGAAAGACAGGATATTTAATAATGATGAAATAAAACTTGTTGAAACTATTGCAGGCCAGATTGCAGGTGCTGTTGAAAATGTACACCTTCTTGATAAAGCCAGGGAAGCAAGAAATGAAGCTGAAGCAGCTAACAAAGCCAAAAGTTCCTTTCTTGCAAATATGAGCCATGAAATCAGAACACCCATGAATGCGATTATCGGACTGGCACATCTTGCACTTCAAACAAATCTGACCCCCAAACAGTATGATTATCTAAGCAAAATAAAATTCTCAAGCCATTCACTGCTTGGAATTATCAATGATATTCTTGATTTTTCCAAAATAGAGGCAGGCAAGATGGAACTTGAGCATATAAACTTCTGTCTTGATAATGTTCTGGATAATATTGCAAACCTGTTTTGCATAAAATCTGGAGAAAAAAATATTGAGCTTCTTTTTCCAGTCGGCAAAGATGTTCCCAGATTTCTCATAGGAGATTCGCTCCGCCTGGGACAGATATTGATTAACCTGGTAAGCAATGCTGTTAAATTTACTGAATCTGGAGAGATTATTGTAAGAACCAGCTTAAAGGAAAAAGATTCCAGGCAGGTTAAACTCTTGTTTTCCATTAAAGATACAGGCATAGGCATATCCAGTGATAAATTATCCAGTTTGTTTAATGCCTTTATCCAGGAAGACGGTTCTGTAACCCGTCAGTTTGGAGGCACCGGCTTAGGTCTGGCTATATGCAGGCAGCTTGTAGAAATGATGAAAGGAAATATATGGGCTGCAAGTCAAAAAGGAAAAGGCAGTACATTCTATTTTACTGCAGTTTTTGGAATCCAGGAAAAACAAAAAAACGCCCGTTTTCTTCCCCCTGCAAATATTCAAGGAATAAAAGTACTTGTTGTTGACGACAGCAATACATCTCTGGAGGTGCTGGTAAACCTGTTGTCATCATTTTCTTTTCAAATAGAAACTGCAAAATCTGGACAAAAGGCAATAGAAATGATTCAAGCTGCTTTTGAGGCAGGAAACCCTTTTGAACTGGTTATTATGGATTGGAAAATGCCTGGAATGGATGGTATTGAAACAGCAGGATATATAAAAAACAAGCTTGGACTTAAAAAAATACCTGAAATTATCATGATGAGTGCCCATGGACGGGAAGAAATTATAAAACAGGCTGAACATATGGGCCTGAATACATTTCTTATAAAACCCTTAAACGCATCTATATTATTTGATACAATTATAGACTTATTCAGCGGGCATGACACAAGATCAATGCTGTTTGAAGACAAAACCAGGAAAAATCATGAAAATAATATGGATTACAGCAGTCTGCAATATATCAAAAATTCATCTATTCTTGTTGTTGAAGATAATAGAATTAACCAGCAGGTTGCAAAGGAACTGCTGGAAAGTGCAGGCATGTCTGTAACAATTGTCAGTAACGGGCAGGAAGCTTTTGAGATTGTACAAAAATCTTTCTTTGACCTTATATTCATGGATCTGCAGATGCCTGAAATGGACGGATATGAAGCTGCCTCTAAAATCAGGCAGTGGGAATCAGGCAAAAGGAACACCCTGATTTTTAATGAAAAACATCAACATCCAATTCCCATTATTGCAATGACAGCCCATGCAATGACAGGAGAACGTGAAAGATGCCTGGATGCAGGCATGGATGATTATTTAAGCAAGCCCATTGATCCTGAAAAACTTAACTCTGCACTGCTTGGATGGATAAAACCAAAAAATCTTTCAAACACTGTAAACAAACAAAATAATGATAAGATACCTGCTGAAAATATAGCCAGGGAAAACTCCTGTCTGACAAAGGACCTTCCTGGAATTAACATGGTATCCGGCTTAAAGCGTGTTGCAGGTAATTTCAAGCTTTATAAAAAACTTTTATCAGAATTCTGCGAAGATTATTCAAATACAGCAGATCAATTAGCTGCAGCCATAAAAGACCAGGATTTTAAAACAGCCCGGCAGATACTGCACACAATAAAAGGAACAGCAGGCAATATGGGAGCAGCAGACCTCTATAATTGTGCAGATAAATTTGAGTCTGCTTTACACAATAAAAATACACAGAACCTGGAATTATTAAATAATAAGTTCAAAACCTCATTAAACCAGGTATTATTATCTATAAAATGTTTAACCAGTTTTTCATCATCCCAGTCCTTTGACCAGCCGCATAATTCAGGGGGTTTATATATTTCCAAAGATATGATTGTTAAAATCAAACCTCTTGTCTCAAATCTGGAGAATCTATTGCGCGCGGGCGATGCTGAAGCAGCAGAAATTATTGAAACCCTGGAACAATATCTTTCAAATTCCAAATTTAAAAACAATCTTGCTGAAATTCAAAAGCATCTTGATAATTATGATTTTGATGATGCACTTCAAGCTCTCAAAACAATGGAGGCAGCACTGAATGAATTTAATATATAA
- a CDS encoding response regulator, with product MSKQQKYSVLIVDDMAINLQILTGFLKSDYRVRVSTSGKKALEIASSDNMPDLILLDVVMPEINGFDICRILKADEKTKEIPVIFITVLADIEDKVKGFAVGGADYVTKPFQQDEVTARVRTHLKIQHQKKLLQQQALELAEARNTAEKANKAKSIFLANMSHELRSPLNTILGFSQLMANARELPSEFRENAEIISRSGEHLLNLINDVLDMSKIEAGRVTLNEQIFDLHYLINDIVSMFRLKAEEKNLQLLAEWSDDVPRYVRSDEIKLRQILINLLSNAVKFTLKGRICLRVSMINNLFPDMVNLDSQNLFFEVEDTGPGISEEESGSLFKAFVQTKTGKGLQQGTGLGLPISKKFVQLMGGDIKVVSKAGINTIFSFYIKVKNADPSFYRPVSCTRITGLKPGQPEYRILVVDQDPDNRRLLKSFLKPIGFKIQESENGEKAVEIWKHWKPCLILMETSIQAAGCFDAARKIKSSQKLKNTVIIAMTTSSFEEKQAMETCDDFLGKPFYENEIFELIKKHINVKYIYQENIIDNSCTGNGSRIIDSETIDSLTLKKLPRHLLDPLKKAADETDPEEAERIISLIIEQDALSGRKLAKLVQNFRFDILQKIFEEI from the coding sequence ATGAGCAAGCAGCAAAAATACAGTGTTTTGATTGTTGATGATATGGCTATAAATCTTCAGATACTTACAGGATTTCTGAAATCTGATTATCGGGTCAGGGTTTCAACCAGCGGTAAAAAAGCTTTGGAAATAGCATCATCAGATAATATGCCAGACCTGATTTTACTTGATGTTGTTATGCCTGAAATCAATGGTTTTGACATATGCCGGATATTAAAAGCTGATGAAAAAACAAAAGAAATACCGGTAATCTTTATTACTGTTCTTGCAGATATTGAAGACAAGGTTAAAGGCTTTGCTGTGGGAGGAGCAGATTACGTAACCAAACCTTTTCAGCAGGATGAAGTTACTGCAAGGGTCAGAACCCATTTGAAGATTCAGCATCAGAAAAAATTGCTGCAGCAGCAGGCTCTTGAACTGGCTGAAGCAAGGAATACTGCAGAAAAAGCAAATAAAGCCAAAAGTATTTTTCTTGCTAATATGAGTCATGAACTCAGGTCTCCCTTAAATACTATTTTAGGGTTTTCTCAACTAATGGCAAACGCCCGGGAACTGCCTTCTGAATTCAGGGAAAATGCTGAAATTATAAGCAGGAGCGGTGAACATTTACTTAATCTTATCAATGATGTGCTGGATATGTCTAAAATTGAAGCAGGAAGAGTAACCCTGAACGAACAAATCTTTGATCTTCATTATTTGATAAACGATATAGTAAGCATGTTCAGATTAAAAGCAGAAGAAAAAAATCTTCAGCTCCTGGCTGAATGGTCTGATGATGTTCCCAGATATGTCCGTTCAGATGAAATCAAGCTGCGCCAGATTTTGATTAATCTTTTAAGCAATGCTGTCAAGTTTACATTAAAAGGCCGTATTTGTTTAAGGGTATCAATGATTAATAATCTTTTTCCAGATATGGTAAATCTTGATTCCCAGAATCTTTTTTTTGAAGTTGAGGACACAGGGCCTGGTATTTCCGAGGAAGAATCAGGCAGCCTGTTTAAAGCTTTTGTTCAGACTAAAACAGGCAAAGGCTTACAGCAGGGCACAGGGCTGGGACTGCCCATAAGCAAAAAATTTGTGCAGTTAATGGGCGGTGATATAAAGGTTGTAAGCAAAGCAGGCATCAATACAATCTTCAGCTTTTATATTAAAGTAAAAAATGCTGATCCCAGTTTTTACAGACCTGTTTCATGCACCAGGATCACGGGTCTTAAACCAGGCCAGCCCGAATACCGGATCCTGGTTGTTGACCAGGACCCGGATAATCGAAGGCTTCTTAAAAGTTTTCTCAAGCCTATAGGTTTTAAAATCCAGGAATCTGAAAATGGAGAAAAAGCAGTTGAAATATGGAAACACTGGAAACCCTGCCTTATCCTGATGGAAACCAGTATCCAGGCTGCAGGCTGCTTTGACGCTGCCAGGAAAATAAAAAGTTCTCAAAAGCTTAAAAACACTGTGATTATTGCCATGACAACAAGCAGTTTTGAAGAAAAACAGGCCATGGAAACCTGTGATGATTTCCTGGGAAAGCCTTTTTATGAAAATGAGATTTTTGAACTTATTAAAAAACATATTAATGTTAAATATATTTATCAAGAAAATATCATAGACAACTCCTGTACTGGTAATGGCAGCAGGATTATTGATTCTGAAACTATAGATTCACTGACCCTGAAAAAACTGCCCCGGCATCTGCTTGATCCTTTAAAAAAAGCAGCGGATGAAACGGATCCTGAAGAAGCAGAAAGAATTATCAGCCTGATTATTGAACAAGATGCCCTCTCAGGCAGGAAACTGGCAAAACTTGTACAAAATTTCCGATTTGATATTCTTCAAAAAATATTTGAGGAGATATAA